A window of the Streptococcus sp. 116-D4 genome harbors these coding sequences:
- a CDS encoding FAD:protein FMN transferase yields MPLSTHSERLMGTTITISLVDERADSLLQKSFELLKELEYRFNANSQESELMEINYQAGRAPVKVHPDLFELISLGLEHSLAPSSHLNISIGPLIQTWRIGFSDAKVAQPQEIESVLPLINPHYIELDSSTSTVFLKQKGMKIDLGCLAKGYSADKVAQFLREEGVTSALINLGGNILTIGKNQARGDQPWQIGIQDPANPRGNHLMTIPVVNKSVVTSGIYERHLTVDGKDYHHIFDSQTGYPLETELASLTIISDKSVDGEIWTTRLFGERPASILWQVESLEGIEAILIDKEGHLSCSSGIPTL; encoded by the coding sequence GTGCCTCTTAGCACACATTCTGAACGGCTAATGGGAACTACTATTACTATTTCATTAGTGGATGAGAGAGCCGATAGCTTGCTCCAAAAATCCTTTGAATTGCTCAAAGAGCTCGAATACCGCTTCAATGCCAATAGTCAAGAATCGGAGTTGATGGAAATCAATTATCAAGCTGGAAGAGCTCCAGTCAAAGTTCATCCTGATTTGTTTGAATTGATTTCACTTGGATTAGAGCATAGCTTAGCGCCCTCTAGTCATCTCAATATCAGTATTGGTCCCTTGATTCAAACCTGGCGTATCGGTTTTTCAGATGCCAAAGTTGCCCAACCTCAAGAAATTGAATCGGTGCTACCTTTGATCAATCCTCATTATATTGAGTTAGATTCTTCTACTTCTACTGTGTTTCTAAAACAGAAAGGAATGAAGATAGACTTAGGTTGTTTAGCCAAGGGTTATAGTGCGGATAAGGTTGCCCAATTTCTGAGAGAAGAGGGAGTGACATCTGCCTTGATTAATCTAGGAGGGAATATTCTAACCATTGGAAAAAATCAGGCAAGAGGTGATCAACCTTGGCAAATCGGGATTCAAGATCCAGCTAATCCGAGGGGAAATCACTTAATGACTATCCCCGTTGTCAATAAATCTGTCGTGACTTCAGGCATTTATGAACGTCACCTGACAGTCGATGGAAAAGATTACCATCACATTTTTGACAGCCAAACAGGATATCCTCTTGAAACGGAACTTGCTAGTCTCACCATCATCTCTGATAAGTCTGTTGATGGTGAAATCTGGACAACTCGTTTATTTGGAGAAAGACCTGCTTCTATCCTCTGGCAAGTCGAAAGTTTGGAGGGCATCGAAGCTATCCTCATCGATAAAGAAGGTCACCTCAGCTGTTCTTCAGGAATTCCAACTCTATAG
- a CDS encoding NADPH-dependent FMN reductase has translation MLKLIAIVGTNSKRSTNRQLLQYMQKHFAEKAEIELVEIKDIPVFNKPANKQVPVEILEIAVKIEEADGVIIGTPEYDHSIPAVLMSALAWLSYGIYPLLNKPIMITGASYGTLGSSRAQLQLRQILNAPEIKANVLPDEFLLSYSLQAFNPSGDLVDLDVIKKLDATFDDFRIFVKITEKLRNAQELLRKDAEDFDWENL, from the coding sequence ATGTTAAAACTTATTGCTATTGTTGGAACAAATTCAAAACGTTCTACAAACCGCCAATTGCTTCAATACATGCAAAAACACTTTGCTGAAAAAGCTGAAATTGAACTTGTTGAAATTAAAGACATACCTGTCTTTAACAAACCAGCTAACAAGCAAGTACCTGTTGAAATTTTAGAAATTGCTGTTAAAATTGAAGAGGCAGATGGCGTTATTATCGGTACTCCTGAGTATGACCACTCTATCCCAGCTGTTTTGATGAGCGCTCTTGCTTGGTTATCATACGGTATTTACCCACTTTTGAACAAACCAATCATGATTACTGGTGCTTCCTATGGTACGCTTGGTTCATCTCGTGCCCAATTGCAACTTCGTCAAATCTTGAACGCTCCTGAAATCAAGGCAAATGTTCTACCAGATGAATTCTTGCTCTCATACTCTCTTCAAGCATTTAACCCAAGTGGCGACTTGGTTGATCTTGATGTCATCAAGAAATTGGATGCCACTTTTGACGACTTTCGTATCTTTGTAAAAATTACAGAAAAATTGCGCAATGCACAAGAATTACTTCGCAAAGATGCAGAAGATTTTGACTGGGAAAATTTGTAA
- the nox gene encoding H2O-forming NADH oxidase, giving the protein MSKIVVVGANHAGTACINTMLDNFGNENEIVVFDQNSNISFLGCGMALWIGEQIDGPEGLFYSDKEKLEAKGAKVYMNSPVLSIDYDNKVVTAEVEGKEHKESYDKLIFATGSTPILPPIEGVEIVKGNREFKATLENVQFVKLYQNAEEVIEKLEDKSKHLERIAVVGGGYIGVELAEAFERLGKEVVLVDIVDTVLNGYYDKDFTQMMAKNLEDHNIRLALGQTVKAIEGDGKVERLITDKETFDVDMVVLAVGFRPNTALADGKIELFRNGAFLVDKKQETSIPGVYAVGDCATVYDNARKDTSYIALASNAVRTGIVGAYNACGHELEGIGVQGSNGISIYGLHMVSTGLTLEKAKAAGYNATETGFNDLQKPEFMKHDNYEVAIKIVFDKDSREILGAQMVSRDSAISMGIHMFSLAIQEHVTIDKLALTDLFFLPHFNKPYNYITMAALTAEK; this is encoded by the coding sequence ATGAGTAAAATCGTTGTAGTTGGTGCTAACCACGCTGGTACAGCATGTATTAATACTATGTTGGATAATTTTGGAAATGAGAACGAAATCGTTGTATTCGACCAAAACTCTAACATCTCTTTCCTAGGATGTGGAATGGCCCTTTGGATCGGTGAACAAATTGATGGCCCAGAAGGTCTCTTCTACTCTGACAAAGAAAAATTGGAAGCAAAAGGTGCTAAAGTTTACATGAACTCACCAGTTCTTTCAATCGACTATGATAACAAAGTTGTGACTGCAGAAGTTGAAGGAAAAGAGCACAAAGAATCTTATGATAAATTGATCTTTGCAACTGGTTCAACTCCAATCTTGCCTCCAATCGAAGGTGTTGAAATCGTTAAGGGTAACCGCGAATTCAAAGCAACTCTTGAAAATGTACAATTCGTTAAATTGTACCAAAACGCTGAAGAAGTTATTGAAAAACTTGAAGACAAGAGCAAACACCTTGAGCGCATTGCCGTTGTTGGTGGTGGTTACATCGGTGTAGAGCTTGCTGAAGCCTTTGAACGTCTTGGAAAAGAAGTTGTCCTTGTTGATATCGTTGATACTGTCTTGAACGGTTACTATGACAAAGACTTTACACAAATGATGGCGAAGAACTTGGAAGACCACAATATCCGCTTGGCACTTGGTCAAACTGTTAAAGCAATCGAGGGTGACGGTAAAGTTGAACGCTTGATCACTGATAAAGAAACTTTCGACGTGGATATGGTTGTTCTTGCAGTTGGTTTCCGTCCAAATACTGCTCTTGCTGATGGTAAAATTGAACTCTTCCGCAACGGTGCCTTCCTTGTAGATAAGAAACAAGAAACATCTATTCCTGGTGTTTACGCAGTAGGTGACTGTGCGACTGTCTATGATAATGCACGTAAAGACACTAGCTACATCGCGCTTGCTTCAAATGCTGTTCGTACTGGTATCGTTGGCGCTTACAACGCTTGTGGACATGAATTGGAAGGAATCGGTGTTCAAGGATCAAACGGTATCTCAATCTACGGTCTTCACATGGTTTCAACTGGTTTGACACTTGAAAAAGCAAAAGCTGCTGGTTACAACGCAACTGAAACAGGCTTTAACGATCTTCAAAAACCAGAATTTATGAAGCATGACAACTATGAAGTAGCTATCAAGATTGTCTTTGATAAAGACAGCCGTGAAATCCTTGGTGCTCAAATGGTATCTCGTGATTCTGCAATCAGCATGGGAATCCACATGTTCTCACTTGCTATCCAAGAGCATGTGACAATTGATAAATTGGCCTTGACAGACCTCTTCTTCTTGCCACACTTCAACAAACCATACAACTACATCACAATGGCTGCGCTTACAGCTGAAAAATAA
- a CDS encoding NAD(P)H-dependent oxidoreductase has protein sequence MKFVGLVGSNYDQSYNRKLLEFIRRNFKFKFELEVLEIDEVPMFNQDEKWDESFQLRFLYNKITRADGVIIATPEHNHTISASLKSVLEWLSYEVHPFENKPVMIVGASYYDQGTSRAQVHLRKILDAPGVNAYTLPGNEFLLGKAKEAFDNDGNITNEGTVKFLETCLDNFVKYVGVVSKLKKPKPIEPEDLDCGKPIATTITEVDPDDPEWVEKVAEITGAVSGDTYVKLDHGILTVNQLDMFLKAMPFELTYADDNNQFLYYNNVHQDPNTMFAKRVPPQSGNRMSTVHGSLPPARMKNVEWVIGTLRNGNQEYVRTIVPGSPAGVINTHNYQAMYYPDGSYAGINEIVFNFQPWLDWYLETTGQRLVGGNAAAPAGGHGHGDADATSGASDSGDAGSHGSAADATSGASN, from the coding sequence ATGAAATTTGTTGGACTTGTTGGATCAAACTACGATCAATCATATAACCGCAAACTCTTGGAATTTATCCGTCGCAATTTCAAATTCAAATTTGAATTAGAAGTACTTGAAATCGACGAAGTTCCAATGTTTAACCAAGACGAAAAATGGGACGAAAGCTTCCAATTGCGTTTCTTGTATAACAAGATTACACGTGCTGATGGTGTTATCATCGCTACTCCTGAGCACAATCACACGATTTCAGCTTCCCTAAAATCTGTTCTTGAATGGCTCTCATACGAAGTTCATCCATTTGAAAACAAACCTGTCATGATTGTGGGAGCATCATACTACGACCAAGGAACTTCACGTGCCCAAGTTCACCTTCGTAAAATCCTTGATGCTCCAGGTGTTAATGCCTACACGCTTCCGGGTAACGAATTCCTTCTTGGTAAAGCTAAGGAAGCTTTTGATAACGACGGAAATATCACAAACGAAGGCACTGTTAAATTCCTTGAAACTTGCTTAGATAACTTTGTTAAATACGTAGGAGTCGTTTCGAAATTGAAAAAACCAAAACCAATCGAACCAGAAGACTTGGATTGTGGAAAACCAATTGCTACAACCATTACAGAAGTTGATCCTGACGATCCAGAATGGGTAGAAAAAGTTGCAGAAATTACTGGAGCTGTTTCTGGTGATACCTATGTCAAGTTGGACCACGGTATCTTGACAGTTAACCAACTTGATATGTTCTTGAAAGCTATGCCATTTGAATTGACATATGCTGACGACAACAACCAATTCCTCTACTACAACAACGTTCACCAAGATCCAAACACCATGTTTGCTAAACGTGTACCACCTCAATCAGGTAACCGTATGTCGACTGTTCATGGTTCTCTTCCACCAGCACGTATGAAGAACGTAGAGTGGGTTATCGGAACACTTCGTAACGGAAACCAAGAATACGTCCGTACTATCGTTCCAGGTTCTCCTGCAGGTGTCATCAACACTCACAACTACCAAGCAATGTACTATCCTGATGGATCATACGCTGGTATCAATGAAATTGTCTTTAACTTCCAACCATGGCTTGATTGGTACTTAGAAACAACTGGTCAACGTCTAGTTGGTGGAAATGCTGCAGCTCCTGCTGGTGGACATGGTCACGGCGATGCAGATGCTACATCTGGAGCTTCTGATTCAGGTGATGCTGGAAGCCACGGTAGTGCCGCTGACGCTACATCTGGCGCAAGTAACTAA